The genomic DNA GGACGCGGCCTGGGTTCGGGCTCGGCGACCTTGGGCGGGGGCGGCGGCTCCACCACCGCCTCGACGGGGACCTCCAGCGGTACCTCGACCGGTGGCGCGGGCGGCACGGGCTTCACCAGGTTCACACTGACGCGCGTGACCTCCGGGGCCTCCTGCTCGAAGGCCGGCTCCTGGTACCGCTCACCCCACCAGTAATAGCCGCTGACATGCAGCAACAACGACACTGCACACGCCAGGCCCATCGCCACGTTGCGCCGCGAGGGCGCATCCCAGGCAAAATACAGTAGAACCCCGAAGCGGTCGTCCAGGGGCGACGTGGCAAGCGACGACATGGATCTCTCCGACACAGCGTGGAACATTCGAGTGCGTTCACAGGGACTGGTGCAAATTTCCTGCCAGGCCAAAGATTGCGATATCTCAATCGTATTTTCGGCACCGACGGTATCGAGTGTGTCATTTCACACGGTCAGACAGGCCATTTCACGCATTGCCCCCGGTCAAAGCCGGTAGTCGCCGTGCGGTAGATTGGATCCCGGTGGTGAGCGCATAATCGGGATGCAGGCACATCTGCCGGGTAGCATGCCCGCCAGCCTGCCAGATCCGCCACGGAGATACGGCCCCTTGACTGCGCTGATTGATCGCCTCGGCCGGAAGATTGATTACGTCCGCCTGTCGGTGACGGACCGTTGCGACCTGCGTTGCTTCTATTGCCTCCCCAAAGGTTTCAAGGATTTCGAAGAGCCGGAGCACTGGCTCACCTTCGCGGAGATCGAACGCGTCATCGCCGCCTTCGCGCGTCTGGGGACGCGGCGGGTGCGCATCACCGGCGGCGAACCCCTGGTGCGCCACGACCTGCCCACGCTCGCCATGCGCCTGGCAACGCTGCCCGGTATCGAAGACCTCTCGCTGTCGACCAATGCGACGCGCCTGGCGAAGCATGCCCGCGATCTGCGTGCGGCCGGCATCCGCCGCATCAACGTCAGCCTGGATTCGCTCGACGCCGCGCGCTTCAAGGAGATCACCGGCGGCAAGCTGGAGAAGGTGATCGGTGGTCTGCTCGCGGCCAAGGCCGCGGGTTTTGCGCCGATCAAGATCAACATGGTGGTAATGAAAGGCATTAACGAGGACGAAGTCGAATCAATGGTCGACTTCTGCATCGAACACGGCTTCACCCTGCGTTTCATCGAGACCATGCCGATGGGCGACACCGGGCGCTCGGCCACGGACCACTACGTCGACCTGCAGACAGTGAAGGCGCGCCTGGCGCAACGCTTCGAACTGCTGCCGGGGATGATGCCGGGTGGCGGCCCGGCGCGCTACGTGCAGGTTGCCGGCACCGATCTGCGCATCGGCTTCATCACGCCCATCTCGCAGCACTTCTGCGCGACCTGCAACCGCGTGCGCCTGTCGGTCGATGGCACGCTCTACATGTGCCTCGGTCAGGAGCATCGTTTCGAGCTGCGTCCGCTGCTGCGCGCCGGCGCCAGCGACGCGGATCTGGAGGCGGCCATCCTGCAGGCCATCGATCTCAAACCCGAGCGCCACGAATTCAGCGAGAAGCCCGGACAAATAGTACGTTTCATGTCCATGACCGGCGGCTAGGAGCTGGCAGACCCGCCGGCAGCTCATCGTGCCGGCGGAGGGTGTACAAGAGGGAAATAAAGCGGAAGGCGGTGCGGACACAGACCTCAGGCGGAACCAGGGCCCTCATCGTAGAGCACCACCGCCCGGGTGGGGCAGCTGCGCACGCAGGCGCCGCAACCCGTACAGCGGTGCGCATCCACCTGAGGCCGGGCATCACCTGAAGGGAACCCGATCGCGGCGACCACACACTGCTCGCTGCACAAACGACACAGCACGTCCTGACTGACGAGGCAGGCACTGCCGATGATGGCCTTGAGCGCCCAGGGTCCCCGGGGGCGGCCGCGCAAGACCCGCGAGAGGGCGCCGCGACCGCAGGCATCGACACACTCCCCGCAGAAGCTGCATTCACCACCGCTGAAGTCTACGCGCGGGCGGCCCGCGGCGTCGCGCGTGAGCAGCCAGCGCGGGCAATCTTCGATGCACTGCCCGCAACCCGTGCACAGCGTTGCGAACAGGTCCTCGGGAACCGCCCAGGGTGGTCGCGGCGACGTCTGGCCACGGTCTGGATCAACGTGTGGATGGTTCGGGTGATTGTGGGTAGAAGACATCGTTAGTACGCCGCTTAGTCCAAAAACTGTATGTGCCACGGAACCACACGAAAAAACACCGACAAGGCCATAAATCTCACACCGCCATCTTCGTCACCCGCAAGGTGAATGAATCGCCGCTGCAACACTACCCCATGGCCCCGCGCCATGTCCGCATCCTTGCCGTGGCCGAGGTAATTTTTCCAGTCGCATGTAGACACGCAGTCACTATGAATGCCGACGGCCTCGCCGGCACTGATCTGCGTCAAGCACCGATACTAACAAACCCACCACACATCCGACAGCAGCCTGAATATCCACAATATTCAGATGCATTGCAGGACGAACGAGACGCTGCCCCGCCAGTACCCCGGCCGCCGCACTGACGGCGAGCCAGGCAAGGAATGCGGCCATGGACGAGGAAACCCTGAAACCCAGAAACCCTATTTCAACCGCAAAGGACGCGAAGGCGCGCGAAGGAAAACATTGTTGCCACGAAACCTACGAAACTTACAAACCGGGATAAACCTGAAAACCCCAATTGCCACGGAAACACACGGAAGTACACGGAAGGCACTGGAATGAAACAGCGCCGTGAAATACCGATTCATTACTTGGCGGGTGAGCAAGGCCGTTGTGCGACGCATAAAATCTTGTCTGTGTTTTCCGTGTACTTCCGTGTGTTTCCGTGGCTGAACCGGATGTTGTGGGATGCATCGGGTCTTGGCATTACGAATGCTTGGTAGATTTCGTGGCTGACATAGGTTGGATTTCCTTCGCGCGCCTTCGCGTCCTTTGCGGTTGAATCAGGGGTTTGCCAGCGGCGATCAGCGCACCCAGATGGTCTTGGCGTTGATGAATTCGTGGATGCCGTAGCGGCCGAGTTCGCGACCGTAGCCGGAGTGTTTGACCCCGCCGAAGGGCAGGCGTGGGTCACTCTTGACCAGACCGTTGACGAAGGCGCAGCCACACTGCAGCGCCCGGGCGACGCGTTCACCGCGCGCGTTGTCGCGCGTCCAGACACTGCCACCCAGGCCGTAGGGGCTGTCGTTGGCGATCTCGATGGCATGGCGCTCGTCGCGGGCGCGGATGACGCTGGCGACCGGCCCGAACAGCTCTTCGCGATAGGCACGCATGCCGTGCTCGACGCCGTCGAGGATGGAGGCCGCATAGAAGGCGCCCGTGCCGGCCAGTGGTGTACAGCCGGTGACGGCGACCGCGCCCTGGGCGATGCTCTCGACCACCTGCTGATGCAATTCATCGCGCAGGTCGTGGCGCGCCAGCGGTGCAAGCGTCACCGACTCGTCCAGCGGATCGCCATGGCGCCGCGCCTCCGCGGCCGCCTTGAAGCCCGCGAGAAAGGTCTCGGCGACCGCCTCCACGACGATGAAGCGTTTGGCGGCGATGCAGCTCTGGCCCGCATTCAGGAACCGTGACGTCGCGGCCTGCGACACCGCCAGATCCAGATCGGCATCCTCGAGGACGATGAACGGATCGGAGCCGCCGAGTTCCAGCACGGTCTTCTTGATCTGCGCGCCGGCGGTGGCGGCCACCGAACGCCCGGCGGGCTCGCTGCCGGTCAGGGTGACGGCGTGGATGCGCGGGTCTTCGATCACCCGCGCGACGCGCCCGGCCGGGATCATCAGCGTGCGGAACACACCGGCGGGCAGACCGGCCTCGATGAACACCTCTTCGATGGCGAGCGCGCAGCCGGGCACATTGGAGGCGTGCTTGAGCACACCGGTGTTGCCAGCCATCAGCGCCGGCGCGGCGAAACGGAACACCTGCCAGAAGGGAAAGTTCCAGGGCATGACCGCCAACACCGTGCCGAGCGGCTGATAGGCGACCAGGCTGCGGCCGGCATCGCTGTCGATCGGCTCGTCGGCGAGGAAGGTCGCCGCCTGGTCGGCATAGAAATCGCATACCCAGGCACACTTGTCGATTTCTGCGTGTGCTTCGCCGCTGAGCTTGCCCATTTCCAGGGTCATGGTGCGCGCCAGCTCGGCGCGGCGTGCGCGCAGCACGCCGGCGACCTTGCGCAAGGCGGCGGCACGTGCCTCGAACCCGGCCGCCGCCCAAGCCGGGGTGGCGGCGGCCACCGCGCTCAGTGCCTGGTCGAGCTGCGTCTCGTTCCAGGTCTCGACGACCCTGATGACCTCACCCGTGGCCGGATTGACGGACTTGAACACCATGAATCCATTCCCCTTCTCAGTTCGTGATTGTTGCCGTGCTGGAACTGGGGTTAACTATAGAGTATGAACACCCACCTGCGTTACAGCCTCCTGCTCCTGCACTGCCTCCTCGGTATCCTGCTGCTGAATGGCGCGGTCGCGGCGACGGACGAGTATGCCAACGAACGCCAGCACTTCCTGGAGGCCCGCAAGGCCCTGCAACAGAATCAATGGCCGCGCTACCAGCAACTCGCCGATCGCTTGCAGGATTATCCGCTCTACCTCTATCTGCGCTATGACGCGCTGCGCGCCCACTTTTCCCGGGCGACGGATGCCGATATCCGCGCGTTCCTGGAAGAATTCGGTGACACGCCGCCGGCAGAGCGCCTGCGCCACAGCTGGCTGATCCAGCTCGCCCGCCAACATCAATGGACGCGTTTCCTGAGCTTCTACCCCGGCAGCAGCAACTCGGCCGAGTTGCAATGCTTCTATCTGCAGGCCACCCACCGAGAACCTGCGGATGCCGCCTGGCTGGATGCCGCCGTCGCGCTCTGGCGGGTCGGCAAGTCGCAGCCCGATGCCTGCGACCCCGTATTCAAAGTGCTCAGCGACAGTCCGCGCATGACCCAGGCGCTGGTGTGGGAGCGCATCCGCCTGGCGATGGACAACAACGCCCTCAGCCTCGCCTCCTACCTGTCGCGCCGGTTACCGGCCGGCGAACGCAAATGGGTCGACCTCTGGCGTAAGGTGCACCACCGCCCCAGCGAGGCACGCACCATTGCGGCCCTGGCGACGGATTCCGCACCGGCACGCGAAATCCTGGCGCACGCCGTGGTGCGGTTGGCCCGTAGCGACGCCCGGGAGGCGCACGACTGGTGGGCGACGCTGGCCGACCGTTACGCCTTCGACGCACAGACCCGTGCCGACGTCAGCCGGCGCGTGGCGTTGTCCGCGGCCTATCAGCGTCTCCCGCAGGCACACCGCTGGCTGGCAGAGGTTCCGGACCGCGCGCGCGACCGTACACTGGCTGAATGGCAGGCGCGCAGCGCCTTGCTGCAGCAGGATTGGTCGATCCTGCTGACCGCCATCGACGCCCTGCCGGCGGAGGCACAGTCGGAGAGTGAATGGCGCTACTGGCGCGGCCGCGCCCAGGCATACCTGGGCGACCGGGCGGCGGCCGAACAGGCCTTCGAGGCACTGGCCGGCGAACGTTCCTACCACGGCTTTCTGGCCGCCGACTTCCTCGACCGTCCCTACCGCTTCGCGCACGCACCCATGCCCGTCGACGACGCGGATCTGGACCGGCTGCAGCAGCAGCCGGCGTTCGTCCGCGCCCGCGAACTGCGGCGCGCCGACCTGATCTACGACGCGCGCCGCGAATGGGCCTACGCGATCCGCAACCTCGATACACACGGCCTGGAGGCGGCGGCGGCACTGGCCCATCGCTGGGGCTGGCACGACCGCGCCATCATCACGGCGGCACGTTCCAGCCACCAGGACGATCTGAATGTGCGCTTTCCGGTGCTGTATGAGCGCGAGATTGCCAAGACCGCCGCGCAGCTCGATCTCGACCCCGCCTGGATCATGGGCGTGATGCGGCAGGAGAGCGCCTTCATGGTCGATGCGCGCTCCCCCGCCGGCGCGCTCGGCCTGATGCAGCTGATGCCTGCCACCGGCAGTCAGATGGCGAAGCTGCTCAAGCTGCCGGCCCCCAGCCGCGCCGCACTGCTGCAGGCCGATGCCAACATCCGCCTGGGCGGCAATTACCTGCGCCACGTCCTCGACGACCTCGGCAACAAGGTGCTGGCCACGGCCGCCTACAACGCTGGGCCGTACCGTGTGCGCAGCTGGCTGCCCGAGACCACGGTACCGGCCGAGCTGTGGGTCGACACCATCCCCTTCACCGAGACGCGCGGCTATGTGCGCGGTGTGCTGGCCTTCACGACCGTCTACGACGCGCGCCTGGAGCGACCCGTGACGCCGCTGCACAAGCGCATGCCGGACATCGGCCCGAAGCCGCAATGACGCCGCCCGCGACGCCCTTGACCTGATCCGGTGGCGCCGCCACCATTCCCTGTCACGACCGACGAGAAGCGGACGACGCCGTAAAGAGCAACCCCATGGCAGACCAGAAGATATGCATCATCGGCGGCGCCGGTTTTGTCGGCCGCCATCTCGCCCACCGGCTGACCCGGGAAGGCTGGCGGGTGACCATCCCCACGCGCCGGCGCGAACGGCAGCGGGCGCTGCTGGTCGATCCACGCGTGACGCTGGTCGAAGCCGACGTGAATGACCCGGCGACGCTGCGCGGCCTGCTCGCCGGCTGCGCCGCAGTGATCAATCTGGTCGGCATACTCAATGAACGCCGCGGTCCGGCCGGCGAGGCCTTTGCGCGTGCGCACGTGGAGTTGCCCGGGAAGCTCGTCGCGGCCATGCACGACACCGGTGTACGGCGGCTGCTGCACATGAGCGCCCTCAACGCCGACCCGCACGAGGAACACAGCCTGTATCTGCGCACCAAGGGCCAGGGCGAGGACCTGGTGCACGGTGCTGCGCGGCAGGGACTGGAGGTCACCAGCTTCCGGCCCTCCGTGATCTTCGGTCCCGGTGACAGCTTCTTCAACCGCTTCGCGACGCTGCTCCGGATCACGCCCCTGGTGTTTCCGCTGGCCTGCGCGGACAGCCGCTTCGCGCCCGTGTATGTCGACGATGTCATCGAGGCCATGGTCCGCACGCTCCAGGATCGCTCCACCGCCGGCAGACGCTGCGATCTGTGCGGCCCGGAGGTCTATACCCTGGCGCAACTGGTGGAGTACACGGCACGCCAGCTCGACCTGCGGCGGTCTATCTGGAAGCTCACGGACGGGCTGTCGCGTCTGCAGGCGCGGGCGTTGGAGTTCGTGCCGGGCAAGCCGTTCAGCCGCGACAACTACTGGTCCTTGCAGCAGGCCAGTGTCTGCGACCACAACGCGCTGATCGAACTGGGCATCCGTCCGACGGCGATCGACGCCGTAGTGCCGGGGTATCTCGGCCAGCGCAGTGCGCGTGACGCCTATCCGCGCCTCCGCGAACAGGCACGGCGCGGCTAGCATGGTGCCAGGGCGGATTGCGCTGCCCGTGTGCCTCCGCGGCCATCGGTCTTTGAGGGTCATGGCACGCGCTTAGATAAGTGCCATTTCCTTCACGGGATGCACTTTTCATGAACGCGGTTCTTCCGGGTAGAATCGAGGCATGGACATCTATCTCGTCGGCGGCGCGGTGCGCGACAAACTGCTTGGCGTACCGGTCAAGGAGCGCGACTGGGTCGTGGTCGGCGCCACGCCGGAAGACATGGTGCGGCTGGGCTATCGCCCGGTCGGCAAGGATTTCCCGGTCTTCCTGCATCCCGAGACGCACGAGGAGTACGCACTCGCCCGCACCGAGCGCAAGACCGCGCCCGGCTACAAGGGCTTCGCCGTGCACGCCAGCCCCGAGGTCACACTGGAGGACGATCTCAAGCGGCGCGACCTCACCATCAACGCCATGGCCGAGGCCGCCGACGGCACGCTCATCGATCCCTTCAACGGCCGCGAGGATCTCGCCCAGGGCCTGCTCAAGCACGTCTCCAAGGCCTTCGTGGAGGATCCGGTGCGTATCCTGCGGGTGGCGCGCTTCGCGGCGCGCTTCGCCAAGTGGGGCTTCAAGGTCGCGCACGGCACCCACGCCCTCATGAAGCAGATGGTCGCCGCCGGCGAGGTGGACCACCTGGTGTCGGAACGCGTCTGGGCGGAGACCGAGAAGGCCCTGGGCGAGGACCGCCCACGCCGCTTCTTCGAAGTCCTGCACCGCTGCGGCGCGCTGGCAGTGGTCTACCCCGAACTCGACCGCCTGTTCGGCATCCCGCAGCCGGCCCACCATCACCCTGAGATCGATACCGGCGAGCACAGCCTGATGGTGCTGGATCAGGCGGTCCGCCTCAGCCCGGACCCGCGGGTGCGCTTCGCCGCGCTGGTGCACGATCTCGGCAAGGGCACGACCCCGGCCACCGAACTGCCGCGGCACATCGGCCACGAACAGCGCAGCGTCGAATTGATCGAGGCCTTATGCCACCGGCTGCGGATCCCCAACGATTACCGCGATCTCGCCGTCAAGGTCGCCCGCTATCACAGCCACTGCCACCGCGCACTGGAACTGCGTGCCGGCACGCTGCTCGACACGCTCACCGGCCTCGATGCCTTCCGGCGCCCGGCGGTCCTGGAGGATTTTCTGATTGCCTGCGAGGCCGACAGCCGCGGCCGCGGCCATGACGGCAAGGACACGGGGGAGCGGCCCTACCCGCAGGCCGAGGTATTCCGCACGGCCTTCGCCGCGGCGCGTGCGGTGGATGCCAGAGCGCTGGCCCAGCAGGGCCTGGAGGGTGCGGCCCTGGGTGAGCGCTTGCGGGAGTTACGCTGCAACGCGATTACCGCGGTGCTCGCGAACGCCCCGGACCGAGCGACTCCGGAACCGGGTTCCTGACAGTCCCGCCCTTACCAAACGGGGGACGGATTTAAATCCGTCCCCTTTGTCCTCGGCAGTTGGCCGTCCGGCTCAGAGGAACAACACCAGCAGGACCCCACCCAGCAGCAGCCGGTACACGGCGAACGGCCACATACCCATGCGTTCGAGCAGTTTGAGGAAATAATGGATACAGGCGTAGGCGCTGACCGCCGAGATCAATGTACCCCAGGCCAGGGCCTGCCAGTCCGGTGTCCCGGCCGCGGCGATGAGCTTGCGCGTCTCCAGACCGCCGGCGAGGACGATCACCGGGATCGACAGCAGAAACGAGAAGCGCGCCGCGCCCTCGCGGGTCAGACCCAGCATCAACCCGGCCGTCATGGTGATGCCTGAGCGCGAGGTGCCGGGGATCAGGGCGATGGCCTGGGCGATGCCGATCACCAACACATCGCGCCAGCCGATGGCATGCTCATCGCGTACCCGTCGGCCCTGCACGTCGGCCCACCACAGCAGCGCGCCGAAGATCAGCGTGGTCGCGGCGATCACCAGCGGCGAGCGCAGCTGGGCCTCGATGAGGCCTGCGAACAGCAGGCCGGCAAGGCCGACCGGGATCGTGCCAAAGCCGACGGCCCAGGCCAGGCGGCTGTCCGGCGTCTGGCCGTGACCGGCCAGGGAGCGCGCCCAATCGCGCAGCATGATGCGCAGTTCCTGGCGGAAATACAGTACCACCGCGCTCAGCGTACCGACGTGCAGGGCCACGTCGAAGGCCAGCCCCTGATCGGGCCAGTCCGCCAGCTGCGGCAGCAGGATGAGGTGCGCCGAACTGGAGATCGGCAGGAATTCGGTCAGCCCCTGCAGCACGGCCAATACGATGATGTGAAACAACTCCATGTGCGGGCGCGTCTCCTGCCTGATCGTTGTCGTTATTGTCTGCCAGCCCGAACGCAGCGGCGGATTGCCTACAGCCGCCCCCGCAGATCCCGCCCGCCGAAGCCCACGACATCGCCCTCCATGCCGCGCAGCAGCAGCAGCGCCTTGAAGCGCTCACCCATCTCGCCCGGCAGCAGCAACGTCTTGGCCTGTGCGGCCAGCTGCAGATACGCGCTGTGCCCGCCCGTCTCCGGAAATGCCTCGGCCAGCATGCCCTCGATGCCGGCATCGAGCAGATAGTGCGCCTGGGCGGTGAAACCACCGACCCGCAGCCCGTGCGCGTCCGCGGCCTCGGCGACGGCGGTGAAGTCGACATGCGCGGTGATGTCCTGCAGACCCGGCAGCAGCAGGGGTTCGGCGTGCGCGCGGTGGCGATAGTGGCACAGGAGTGTGCCACGCCGCCGCTCGGCGTGATAGTACTCGCGGCGCGGGTACCCATAGTCGATGAACAGCGCGGCCCCGGCGGACAGGTGTTCGGTCAGCGCCGCCAGCCACGGCCCGAGCGACGGCGCGAACTCGGAGCGATACCCGGCCTCCCAACCGCAGGCCGCCGCCCAGGTCGCAATACGTTCGGCTTCGTCCGGTCCGGCGGGTCGCTCTGCCCATACGAAGCGCTCCCGCTCCCAGGCCACACCGTATTCGACGACCCCGCCCGGACGCCAACCGAACAGCATCACCGGCAACGCGTCCAGCACCTCATTGGCGACCAGCACGCCACGCCAGGCCCGCGCCGGCGGCCGGTCCAGCCAGTGGATGCGCGCCTGCAGGTGCGGCAGGCGCTGCGCCAGGTGTGCCCGCTGGCGCTCGCGCAGGTCGGCCGAGCGCTCGAGAATGAAATAGGTGTCGGGCAGGCGACCGCATGCCTCCAGCTCCCGCAGCAGATCGGCGGCCATCACGCCGCTGCCGGCACCGACCTCCAGCACCTCACCGCCACCGAGCTGCGTCAGCACGGACGCGCAGCTGCGCGCGACACAGCGCGAGAACAGTGCCGACGTCTCGGGTGCGGTGGTGAAGTCGCCCGACGCACCGAGCTTGCGCGCGCCGGCACTGTAATAGCCGAGGCCGGGCGCGTACAGGGCCAGCTCCATATAGCGCGCGAACCCGAGCCAGCCGCCAGCGGCGACGATCTCGGCGCGCAGGTGTTCGACCAGGGCCGTACTGACCGCACGTGCCGCGCCAGCGGGCGTCGGCCAATCGGCGGGGATCTCCCAGGGCATGGGCGTGTTCATCACTAAAAACTCAGTTCAGCCACGGCAGATACCGGGGGACAGATTTCAAATCTGCCCCCCTTCGCACGTGGATTCCGTGGCCGGTGATTTTCCGGTTCATCGGCGCTCGCACCCGACCGCGGCACCCTAGTGGTACGGCAATTCCACGCGGTGGAGCGCCTGCCCCGCGGTATCGAACTCGGCCCACAGTTGCGCATAGGTCTTGCCGGTCAGCGGATGGCGGCACGCACCGGCGATGTCGGCCAGTGGCTTGAGGACGAAGGCATGCCGGGTGATCTCGTCGCGCGGCAGTTGCAGGTGCCCCTGGTCGAGAATGAGATCGTCGTAGAGCAGCAGATCCAGGTCGAGTGTGCGCGCCGAGTAGCGTGGCCCGGTCCGTACCCGCTCGTTGTCATCCTCAATGGCGTGCAGCCGCACGGCGACCTCGGCGGGCGTGGCGTCGGTATCGAAGCCGACCACGAGGTTGTAGAAATCGTCACCGTCGAAGCCCACTGCGGTGGTCTCGTAGACCGGCGAGCACTGCAGCGGACCGTAGGTCGCGCGCAGCGCGTCCAGCGCCGCGCATACATGCCGGGTACGGTCGATGTTGCTACCGACGCTGACGTAGACCCGTGCCATTCAGTGGGCGGGGCGGACACCGCGCTCGATGATGACGCCGACATCGCGTGCGTCGCTCACCGCGCCGGTCTTGTTGAGCGTCAGGCGCACCCAGGGCACATTGAATTCGTCGCGCACGATCTCGGCGGCACGCTCGGCCAGCGTCTCGACCAGCTGGAACGAACTGCCCTCGATGAAGGCGATCAGGCGTTTGGCGACCGCCTTGTAATTGAGTGTGTCCTCGATGACATCGGTGGCGGCGGCCTTGCGGATGTCGGCGGCCATTTCCAGATCCAGGCTGATGGTATGGGTGACGCGCCGCTCCCATTCGTAGATACCGATGACTGTGTCGATGCGCAGACCGTGCAAGAAGATGATGTCCATCGCGACACGATACAAGCTGCGAGTGGCCAGTGACAAGTGAAGCACCCAGGGCTGCGTAGCGCTGTCCCGTGCGGCTGCGCGATGGGCGGCCGGGCATGGCCCCACTGCCTGACCCGGCCGGCGTATTGGATGCGCCCGGCATCGAGCCCGCTCCGCACCTGGAACCGGCAGGTGGGAAGGCGGCTCTGGCCGCTCGCTTGTCTCGCACCACCAGCGCTTGTATCTTCCGCCCATGCTGAACACCGCGCTCATCGTTATCGCCGCCTACCTGCTCGGATCGATCGCCTCCGCGATCATCGTTGGCCGCCTGCTGGGTGCGGGCGATCCGCGTACGGCGGGCTCGCGCAACCCCGGCGCCACCAACATGCTGCGCATCGGCGGCAAGAAGGCCGGCGCCCTCACCCTGGTCGGTGACATGCTCAAGGGCCTGCTGGCGGTGCTGCTCGCGCGTGCCATCGGCGCCGGCGCGGACGTGCAGGCCCTGGCCGCCGGCGCGGCGTTCCTCGGCCACCTGTTCCCGGTGTTCTTCGGCTTTCGCGGCGGCAAGGGGGTTGCCACCGCCCTCGGCGCCCTGCTGGGGCTGCAGTGGCAGGTCGGTCTGCTGGTGATCGCGACCTGGCTGGCCATGGCCGCGCTGTTCCGCTATTCCTCGCTGGCGGCGCTGATCGCCGCGGCCGCCGCACCGTTCTATATGGCGTGGCTGCGCCCGGAACCGGCCTTCATCCTCGCCAGCGTCGTCATGGGGGTGCTGCTGTACTGGCGGCACCGCTCCAATATCCGCAAGCTGCTGGCCGGCACGGAAGGCCGGATCCACCTGGGCTCCAAGCGCGGTTGAGGGTAAGGGCACGTAACTAAACCCTTCTTGGCCACGGAACAACACGGAACAACACGGGAAAAAGCTCGGTGTACAAGGCGCGAGAACTACACCGCAGGTGGTGATCCTGGGTGCACACGATGAATTCTTTCCGTATCGTTTCGTGGCCTAGAAGGGCGTAAGTAAGCGCCTTCCGGTCAAAGGGTAGGTCGGGGTGTGACCGAAGGCGTGCTCACGCCGGCAGGGGCGGCAGGTCGGTGAGCAGCCAGCGCGCCCGTGCCTCGATGGCCAGCGGCTCGTGCTGGCCGGCCTGCAGGCGGCAGAAGCCCGCATAGGCGATCATCGCCGCGTTGTCGGTACAGAAGGCCGGACGCGGGTAATACACCCGTCCGCCGCGCGCCTCGGCCAGTTCCTTGAGCCGCGCCCGTAGCGCCTGGTTGGCGCCGACGCCGCCGGCCACCACCAGCCGCTGCAGCCCGGTCGCCTCCAGTGCCCGTCGGCATTTGATGGCGAGCGTGTCCACCACGGCGTCTTCGAAGGCGCGGGCGATGTCGGCGCGCGTCTGATCAGCCCCGATCCGATCGGGCGCCGCCCCACGCAGCGTGGTCAGCGCGCACGTCTTCAGGCCACTGAAGCTGAAATCCAGCCCCGGCCGATCGGTCATCGGCCGCGGAAAACGGAAGCGCGTCGGATCGCCCTGTTGCGCCAGCCGGGCCAGTTCCGGCCCGCCCGGGTAGGGCAGACCCAGCAGTTTGGCCGTCTTGTCGAAGGCCTCGCCGGCCGCGTCGTCCACCGATTCGCCCAGCAATTGATAGGCACCGACCCCATCGACCCGCACCAGCAGGGTGTGGCCGCCGGACACCAGCAGGGCGACGAAGGGAAACGCCGGGGGATCGGCCTCCAGCATGGGCGCGAGCAGGTGGCCTTCCATATGGTGCACGGCCACCGCCGGCACGCCCCAGGCCCAGGCCAGGCTGCGCCCCAGGGATGCCCCCACCAGCAGCGCCCCGATCAGTCCGGGTCCGGCGGTGTAGGCGACACCGGTGACCTCGTCCCGCCCGACGCCCGTCTGCGCGAACACGTCCTTGAGCAACGGCACCAACTTGCGCACATGGTCGCGGGACGCCAGTTCGGGCACCACCCCCCCATAGGGCGCATGCACCTCGACCTGGCTG from Gammaproteobacteria bacterium includes the following:
- a CDS encoding multifunctional CCA addition/repair protein; amino-acid sequence: MDIYLVGGAVRDKLLGVPVKERDWVVVGATPEDMVRLGYRPVGKDFPVFLHPETHEEYALARTERKTAPGYKGFAVHASPEVTLEDDLKRRDLTINAMAEAADGTLIDPFNGREDLAQGLLKHVSKAFVEDPVRILRVARFAARFAKWGFKVAHGTHALMKQMVAAGEVDHLVSERVWAETEKALGEDRPRRFFEVLHRCGALAVVYPELDRLFGIPQPAHHHPEIDTGEHSLMVLDQAVRLSPDPRVRFAALVHDLGKGTTPATELPRHIGHEQRSVELIEALCHRLRIPNDYRDLAVKVARYHSHCHRALELRAGTLLDTLTGLDAFRRPAVLEDFLIACEADSRGRGHDGKDTGERPYPQAEVFRTAFAAARAVDARALAQQGLEGAALGERLRELRCNAITAVLANAPDRATPEPGS
- a CDS encoding undecaprenyl-diphosphate phosphatase, with the translated sequence MELFHIIVLAVLQGLTEFLPISSSAHLILLPQLADWPDQGLAFDVALHVGTLSAVVLYFRQELRIMLRDWARSLAGHGQTPDSRLAWAVGFGTIPVGLAGLLFAGLIEAQLRSPLVIAATTLIFGALLWWADVQGRRVRDEHAIGWRDVLVIGIAQAIALIPGTSRSGITMTAGLMLGLTREGAARFSFLLSIPVIVLAGGLETRKLIAAAGTPDWQALAWGTLISAVSAYACIHYFLKLLERMGMWPFAVYRLLLGGVLLVLFL
- a CDS encoding SAM-dependent methyltransferase → MPWEIPADWPTPAGAARAVSTALVEHLRAEIVAAGGWLGFARYMELALYAPGLGYYSAGARKLGASGDFTTAPETSALFSRCVARSCASVLTQLGGGEVLEVGAGSGVMAADLLRELEACGRLPDTYFILERSADLRERQRAHLAQRLPHLQARIHWLDRPPARAWRGVLVANEVLDALPVMLFGWRPGGVVEYGVAWERERFVWAERPAGPDEAERIATWAAACGWEAGYRSEFAPSLGPWLAALTEHLSAGAALFIDYGYPRREYYHAERRRGTLLCHYRHRAHAEPLLLPGLQDITAHVDFTAVAEAADAHGLRVGGFTAQAHYLLDAGIEGMLAEAFPETGGHSAYLQLAAQAKTLLLPGEMGERFKALLLLRGMEGDVVGFGGRDLRGRL
- the folK gene encoding 2-amino-4-hydroxy-6-hydroxymethyldihydropteridine diphosphokinase, producing the protein MARVYVSVGSNIDRTRHVCAALDALRATYGPLQCSPVYETTAVGFDGDDFYNLVVGFDTDATPAEVAVRLHAIEDDNERVRTGPRYSARTLDLDLLLYDDLILDQGHLQLPRDEITRHAFVLKPLADIAGACRHPLTGKTYAQLWAEFDTAGQALHRVELPYH
- the folB gene encoding dihydroneopterin aldolase, with the protein product MDIIFLHGLRIDTVIGIYEWERRVTHTISLDLEMAADIRKAAATDVIEDTLNYKAVAKRLIAFIEGSSFQLVETLAERAAEIVRDEFNVPWVRLTLNKTGAVSDARDVGVIIERGVRPAH
- the plsY gene encoding glycerol-3-phosphate 1-O-acyltransferase PlsY, which encodes MLNTALIVIAAYLLGSIASAIIVGRLLGAGDPRTAGSRNPGATNMLRIGGKKAGALTLVGDMLKGLLAVLLARAIGAGADVQALAAGAAFLGHLFPVFFGFRGGKGVATALGALLGLQWQVGLLVIATWLAMAALFRYSSLAALIAAAAAPFYMAWLRPEPAFILASVVMGVLLYWRHRSNIRKLLAGTEGRIHLGSKRG